The following DNA comes from Sulfurimonas hongkongensis.
TAAAGTATATGTGGCTAAAAGAGTAAAAAAAACAATAAAGAAGCCCCAAAGATATCGTTTTTTTATAAAAAAAGAGAGTGAGTTTATATAGACAGCACTTAGCTTATTCCACATTCTTTCTCTGATGCTATTACCCTTGTTAGTTAAAAATCCAAATGTCAACTCTTTATAATGTAGTGGTAAGAAAACAAAACTTTCTATAAATGAACTTATAACTAAGATGATTACCATTAAAGGAATTATTTTTATAAAGACTCCAAGTCCACCAGATAGCATGGTTAAAGGTAAAAAAGCTATGATAGTTGTAAGCATAGCTGCAAATAAAATTGGCATCATCTCATATGTACCATCTATACATGCTTGTTTAATACTTTTGTTCATACTAAAGTGACGATCGATGTTTTCACTCACAACTATAGCTTCATCAACAAGTATTCCAAGACTCAATAAAACTCCTATCATAGACAGAGTATTTAAAGATCCTTGGAAAAAATCCAAACCTATCAAACCAAAAGCAAAACTAACGGGAATTCCAAGTAAAACAACGATAGCAATCTTTAAAGATATAAATAACCAGATAGAAAAAAATAGTAAGATTAGACCTATTATAATATTTGAAGCAATTGTATTGAGTCTAGTTTTTATCCAAAAAGAACTATCACTTAAAACTTTAAATTCTATATTTTTATACTTATTTTTATATATATCAATAATATTTGTAATTTCTTTAGAGAGTTTTATACTATCACCAAGTTTTGCTTTTTTTATATTAATTATAACACTAGGGACAGCATCTGTGCGAGTTATAATATCTCTATTTTCATAATCATATTTTATATCTGCTATGTTTTTCACATATATTAGCTTACCATCAATTTTTATTTCTGTCTCAAGAAGTGTGTTTATATCTATATTATCATTTTTACTCTCAACATAGTACTTCTGTTTTTGGGAACTAATGGAACCTATGGGATATAAAGAGTATAAACTCATAAGAGTATTGTAAGCTTTCTCATTTGATATACCGTAAGCAAGAAGTTTTTGTGAGTTTAATGAAATAACAAGTATAGAATTATAATCTCCATCGAGAGTAACACTATATAAATTTTTTAACTTTTTTATATCTTCTGTTAAATCCTTTGCAACTTCAATATAGCTTTCATTTGTGTTAGATGATACAGATATATTTATTAATGGAAAATAACTTTCTGATATATCAACGGTAGGTATATCCATATCTTTTGGTAAATCTTGCTTTAAATTTTCTATAGAATTTTTTATATTGTTAACTATTTTTTGTTTTGGAGTTTCATTTTTTATTTGAGCATTAATATGAAATTCACCATTAGTAATAACAGTTTGTATCTCATATAAATCTTGAGTATTTTGCAAAATATTTTCAATATCTTGAACTATAAGCTTATCCAAGATAGTGCTATTAGCACCAATATAGTGACCTTTTACACTTATCATATCCAATGTACTTGGAGGAAACATTTCCTTTGGGATTTTACTATAAGATACAAAAGCCAATAGCAATAAAAATACAAAAAGGATGTGGTTTAGTGAGCTGTTTTCAAGACTCTTTTTTATAAATTTTTTTATCATTTTGAAATATTATATGAATAATACTTTTGTTAATATTAATAATTAGTATCATTAAATTAAACTTCACTGCTTATGTTTGACTTTTTGAAACAATAATATTAATAGATAAAAAGATTATGATAATGATTATTGGTTTAATCAAGATTTAAGTTTTTCTTATCTAAGATTGCAAAATGAACTTATCACTTAGAGAAAAAAAGACTCCCAAAGAGCACAAGATATTATTGTTACTAAGTATAGTGGTTGTGGCAAGCTCTCTGTATGCTCTACTTCAAGGCTACAGCTATATAACCATCAAGCACGAGGTGCAACCAAAAACAAAAGAGAGAGTCTTAGCTTTAGTTATAAACCCTGCTCCAAAAAAACAAGAGATTGTTAAAAAAGAAGTAACAAAAGTGATAAAAAAAGAGATAGTCAAAGAAAAAGTCATAGAAAAACCAAAAAAGAAACCAAAACCCATAAAAAATGAAGTAGTCAAAAATGAAGTAGTCAAAAATGAAGTAGTCAAAAAAGAAGTCATCAAGCAAGAGATTGTAAAAGAGACTCCACCGCAAGTGGTAGTTAAAGAAGAGATAGTTCAAGTGCAGACTAAACAAGAGATAGTCCAAGAAGTTGTGCAAGAGGAAAAACCAATCTTTGATGAGAAAGCCAAGGAGAGTTTTATAGCTGGACTCTATGAGGCACTAAATGAGAACAAACGCTATCCAAAGATGGCAAAAAGAAGAAAACTAGAGGGCGTTTGTGAAGTGAGCTTTACACTCAACAAAGATGGAAGTCTTAGAGATATTTTTCTAAAAGAGGCTTGTGGACACTCTATCTTAGATGATGCTGCACTTAAGGTTGTTCGCTCCATCGAGTTTTACAAACCCATCCCAGATAGTGTGAGTTTGACCTCACTGCATCTAAACATACCCATAAAATACGCAAGGAATTAAAATGAATTTACATCAGTTTATAGATCAAGGCGGAGTGATTATCCTAATCCTCATCGCAATGTTAGGCTTTGGTCTTATCATCATGTTATGGAAGTTTTTAATCCTTCTTAGTTTTATGATGAAGAAAAAAGATAGATGCAAGGACTGCATAGAGGTTTTGCCGCAAAATAGTGATATTTCAATGGTAGAGCTTGTAGTTCATGAGAAGATGCACTCACTAGAGCGTGGTTTAGAGAGTGTAAAGATTATAGCTACTATCTCGCCACTTCTAGGACTTTTAGGAACTGTGATAGGAATCTATACCGCTTTTGTTAGCATCTCCGTGCATGGTTTGGGCGATCCTAGTTTTTTTGCAGATGGGATCTCAATGGCGATGATTACTACTATAGCTGGACTCATCGTAGCCATTCCTCACTATGTTGGTTATAACTATTTGGTTGCCATGATGGACAAGCTTGAACTCTCTTTTACTCAGGAGATATATACCTATGTGAAGCTCCAAGATGCGTAAAAAAAGACCTACGATTGCACCAGATCTTACACCAGTTATTGACATAGTCTTTATCTTGCTGATATTTTTTATGGTTAGTTCTGTTTTTAAAAAAGAGGATGTAATCCTCGCACTTAACCTGCCAAATCTAGAAGCATCTGCAAAAGAGATGCAGGATAAAAGCGTGACTATAGAGCTTAGTAAAAAGGAACTTGCAATAGATGGCAAAAAAAACAGCTTTGACAATCTAGATGCACTCTTTTCGACTTATGAAAAAAGTACTCAAATCCTTATACGAATAGATAAAGAAGTGGAGTATGAGAGAGTTATGAGGCTCTTTGAGAAGCTTCAAGAAAATGAACTTACATCGTTTTCACTAGTAGCACAGCCACACTAAAAGCTTTTGCATAGGCTCTACTTCTGCAGAGCTTTTGGAGATGCTTGCATCTACATAAGTAAGGGAGTAAAATACTCCCTTACTTAAATAAAAAATAAATAGTTCTAATCTTATCTATTGATAATGATTATTATGACTGTTACAATAAAGGGAAGAAATGAAAAAGATTACAATAAGTGCATCTCTTGCACTACTACTAAGCAACTACGCTACTGCAGCTGAAGATATGAAAGCTATCGAGGTTGTAAGTATTGCGACTAAGACACAAAAGAGTATAGATGGAGTAGCTGCATCTGTTGATGTGGTCACACAAGAAGAGATACAGAAGATGGGAGCTTCTAGTTTAGGCGAGATTTTGAGTAAAACTTCTGGGCTTATTTTGCAGTATGGAACCTTTCCTAGTGCGAGTTCTAAGAGTAAATCATCTATCTCTATGCGCGGAATGGGAGCAAATGGAACTCTCTTTTTACTTGATGGAAGACGCCTAGCTGGAGAGGTTAAAAACCCTTATGACTTACAAAGAATCCCTGCATCTATCATTGAGAGAATCGAGATAGTAAAAGGTCCTATGAGCTCACTCTACGGTGCAGATGCAGTTGGTGGAGTTATAAACATCATCACAAAAAGACCAACTGATGAGATGAAGATAAGCTATGATGCAAGATTTGGGATGAACGAAGACTCAGATGCACAGACTACAAACCTAGCTCTAAGCATTCAGGGCAAAAATGAGGGCTTTGGCTATAGCGCATATAGTAGTTTCATCACAACTAAACCTTATGAGCAAAGAGAGTTAGCTGATACTTATGCAAAAACTGGTGCTGGAAATGTTAAGCCATCTACGCATCCAAACCCTGCTATAAAAAATATAAAAGATTACTACGCTGTTGATACAACCTACAGAGAAGATAGCGAGATTTATACTATAGGCACAAGACTTACTTATGATTTTACGAGTGACTTTATAATGGGTCTAGATGTAAACTACTTCAAAGAGGAGAGAGATGGTGTATATGTTGGTTTTGTTCATCCAGCTAGAACTGCACCAAACCCTACACCAATCTACAACGCTCCAGTAAACTCTCACGATGAGAACAACAGACTAGATTTGAACATAGATGCCCAGTTTGCACCAACGGATGAACTAAATGTAATGGCTAGGATTTATAACTCTAAGTATGAAAAAAGGAACTCAACTACTGCTGCGTATTGGGGTGATTTTAGTTTTCCTTCAGAGAGTGCATCCGCAAATGCTGCTATGGATGCGGATGTTGACATTATAGTTTATGAAGCATCTGCGTCATATCTTGCTACTGATGCACATCTTTTAACTGGTGGAGTTGAGTATAGAGATGAGAAGAGAAAGTCTTCTGTGTTTACTAATAATATTGGAATGACTGAGAAAAAAGTTGATTATAAGTCCATCTACTTACAAGATGAGTGGGAAGTGACAGATGAGTTCAACACAATTCTTGGTGCTAGATATGAAGAGATTAGCAACGCTGAGGACAAACCTACTTTTAGAGTTGGCGGTATCTATGAGTTTGACAAACTAGCAAAACTAAGAGCAAACTTTGCACAAGGTTTTCGTACTCCAGATATAAGAGAGTTATATATAAATATGAATACTCCAAATGGCCCTCAAAGAGGTGCTGATATTTTAGGTTATGACTTAGAGCCAGAATCAACAAACGCTTATGAGATAGGATTAGGTGGGCGAAACTCTAAACTAAGTTATGACCTTGTTATTTTTTACAACCAAATCACAAATAAAATCCAGCAAGTAAGAAATAACAGTGGTATCTATACTTATGAAAATGTCTCAGATGCAAACACTAAGGGTCTAGAGCTATCTTTTAGCTACTTACTGCTTGAAAACTTGAACTCAAAGTTTGCTTACAATGAGCTAATGACTGAGGATGAAAAAACAAACAAAGATCTTGAGTTTAATCCAGATAGAACTTTCATGTTAAGTTTTGACTATCAAGCTACAAAAAAGTTAAATCTTGGACTGATAGGAAAATACATAGGGCAACAGCACTATACAAAAGTTATAAATCAAGGAGCTCCGACTCAACTCTCAATCCCTAATAGTAAAACAGATGCTTACAACCTTGTTGATATCACTTTTGGATACAAGATAGACAAGGCTATAGAGATTTATGGCGGAGTTAACAATATTGGCGATAGTGGTGTAGAAGATGAGCTTGGTTCAAATGTAGGAAGATACTACTTTGCAGGTTTAAGAGGTAGTTTTTAGTTTTAAAAACTTTATAGCTCGTTTTTTTTGACGAGCTTTTTTCTCATATGAGAGCAAAAAGAAAGATAAGATGAGCTTAGAAAAATTAAACGAGTGCATACAAATAAGAAGAGCAAATAACTCAAGAGCTAGAGAAGCTATATACAATGTTTTGATGCAGAGTGATGAGTGTTTAAATATCTGTGACATTATAAAAGGGCTCTCCGATACTTACCCAAAAAAAATATCATTAAACACGCTTTATAGACATTTAAATTTTTTTATAGAGTGCAAACTTATTGTAGTTATCCAAAATGATTTCAAAAGAGCTTACTATGCTTTAAGAGAAGACTCACTTATGGTCTTTTGCATCTGCACTAAATGCACTAATGTAAGCAAATTAGACTTAGTTGATTTTATAGATTTAGATATTACTGAGGATGTTGAATTTATAACTATTCATAAAAAATGTAATAAATGCACAAACTAGTTGACAATGATTATCAATTTAAATAATAGATAAGTTTTATATTCTATAATTATGATATTGACTTTCAAAATTAGTCTCATGAGGGAATTAAAAAATATGA
Coding sequences within:
- a CDS encoding efflux RND transporter permease subunit — translated: MIKKFIKKSLENSSLNHILFVFLLLLAFVSYSKIPKEMFPPSTLDMISVKGHYIGANSTILDKLIVQDIENILQNTQDLYEIQTVITNGEFHINAQIKNETPKQKIVNNIKNSIENLKQDLPKDMDIPTVDISESYFPLINISVSSNTNESYIEVAKDLTEDIKKLKNLYSVTLDGDYNSILVISLNSQKLLAYGISNEKAYNTLMSLYSLYPIGSISSQKQKYYVESKNDNIDINTLLETEIKIDGKLIYVKNIADIKYDYENRDIITRTDAVPSVIINIKKAKLGDSIKLSKEITNIIDIYKNKYKNIEFKVLSDSSFWIKTRLNTIASNIIIGLILLFFSIWLFISLKIAIVVLLGIPVSFAFGLIGLDFFQGSLNTLSMIGVLLSLGILVDEAIVVSENIDRHFSMNKSIKQACIDGTYEMMPILFAAMLTTIIAFLPLTMLSGGLGVFIKIIPLMVIILVISSFIESFVFLPLHYKELTFGFLTNKGNSIRERMWNKLSAVYINSLSFFIKKRYLWGFFIVFFTLLATYTLAKSSRFQLFPEFDAMTINIMGKVENGAINYTLTETKALEKILIKELNSDNVSSISTIIGMNSDGRSMHEKGNNLFTLTVNLKPKKHDDFFNKVINPIFTPYKEDNSSSRTRTLYAKEIQKKIESLIQKHNLKSNFLEFIINIPQTGVVKNDVEISLSHKNNEKIKEALESLELAIKNIDGVHSIKNDMKYDEIKAEILLNTFGNSLGFTQKAIITKVRNFISLQKLSKIVDTNSELIELRVNYGDHENLNALYDLSLEVPNQNYNVCLKDIAIVNFSKDITTIKKDDLQKIFTLNASFDKEKISSRIFYKKLKPIIQMIKNNGVEVYIKGEQKTNNQREC
- a CDS encoding energy transducer TonB; translated protein: MNLSLREKKTPKEHKILLLLSIVVVASSLYALLQGYSYITIKHEVQPKTKERVLALVINPAPKKQEIVKKEVTKVIKKEIVKEKVIEKPKKKPKPIKNEVVKNEVVKNEVVKKEVIKQEIVKETPPQVVVKEEIVQVQTKQEIVQEVVQEEKPIFDEKAKESFIAGLYEALNENKRYPKMAKRRKLEGVCEVSFTLNKDGSLRDIFLKEACGHSILDDAALKVVRSIEFYKPIPDSVSLTSLHLNIPIKYARN
- a CDS encoding MotA/TolQ/ExbB proton channel family protein is translated as MNLHQFIDQGGVIILILIAMLGFGLIIMLWKFLILLSFMMKKKDRCKDCIEVLPQNSDISMVELVVHEKMHSLERGLESVKIIATISPLLGLLGTVIGIYTAFVSISVHGLGDPSFFADGISMAMITTIAGLIVAIPHYVGYNYLVAMMDKLELSFTQEIYTYVKLQDA
- a CDS encoding ExbD/TolR family protein, whose protein sequence is MRKKRPTIAPDLTPVIDIVFILLIFFMVSSVFKKEDVILALNLPNLEASAKEMQDKSVTIELSKKELAIDGKKNSFDNLDALFSTYEKSTQILIRIDKEVEYERVMRLFEKLQENELTSFSLVAQPH
- a CDS encoding TonB-dependent receptor plug domain-containing protein gives rise to the protein MKKITISASLALLLSNYATAAEDMKAIEVVSIATKTQKSIDGVAASVDVVTQEEIQKMGASSLGEILSKTSGLILQYGTFPSASSKSKSSISMRGMGANGTLFLLDGRRLAGEVKNPYDLQRIPASIIERIEIVKGPMSSLYGADAVGGVINIITKRPTDEMKISYDARFGMNEDSDAQTTNLALSIQGKNEGFGYSAYSSFITTKPYEQRELADTYAKTGAGNVKPSTHPNPAIKNIKDYYAVDTTYREDSEIYTIGTRLTYDFTSDFIMGLDVNYFKEERDGVYVGFVHPARTAPNPTPIYNAPVNSHDENNRLDLNIDAQFAPTDELNVMARIYNSKYEKRNSTTAAYWGDFSFPSESASANAAMDADVDIIVYEASASYLATDAHLLTGGVEYRDEKRKSSVFTNNIGMTEKKVDYKSIYLQDEWEVTDEFNTILGARYEEISNAEDKPTFRVGGIYEFDKLAKLRANFAQGFRTPDIRELYINMNTPNGPQRGADILGYDLEPESTNAYEIGLGGRNSKLSYDLVIFYNQITNKIQQVRNNSGIYTYENVSDANTKGLELSFSYLLLENLNSKFAYNELMTEDEKTNKDLEFNPDRTFMLSFDYQATKKLNLGLIGKYIGQQHYTKVINQGAPTQLSIPNSKTDAYNLVDITFGYKIDKAIEIYGGVNNIGDSGVEDELGSNVGRYYFAGLRGSF
- a CDS encoding transcriptional repressor, with protein sequence MSLEKLNECIQIRRANNSRAREAIYNVLMQSDECLNICDIIKGLSDTYPKKISLNTLYRHLNFFIECKLIVVIQNDFKRAYYALREDSLMVFCICTKCTNVSKLDLVDFIDLDITEDVEFITIHKKCNKCTN